GTTGGCAATAGTATTGGATCTTGAATTGGTGTTTGAATTGGTATTAGTGTTTGAATTAGTTTTGATGTTTGACTTGGTATTAGTGTTTGAATTAGTTCTGATGTTTGACTTGGTATTAGTTTTTCAATTGGCTTTTGTGAAAAGAATCCAGCACCCAAGCCAATAGTAACTCCTACAATTCCTAAAATCAGGTAGCGGATAATTGGGGAAATTTTATGTTGTTCGGATTGTGTATGCAATATTTCCGCAGTTGGCAATGCAGGGTCATTAGCTATTACCAGTTCAAAATAATCTTCAAATAGCTTCTTTTCTTGTGATGATTTAACCCACAAAGTCTCACACAGACGTTTCAAAGCAGCTTGGTCATTAATTCCAAAGCCTGCTTGCATCGCTTGTAGAACTAACTGATACTCCTCTATGCCAAGTGGTAAGCCAGCATCGCACAGTTTGGTAAACAGTTCCAGCAGAGGCAAATCATTCACGTCCACGGCTTTGTCTCAAATAACGTAAATGGTCATCCCACCTTTTCAGCAACACGCCAGCATAAGGTATCTTGCCATCCAGTTTTGCTAGAGCTTCATCTTCAGGATAACGGCGCAGAACGCGAAACCAATCAATTAATTCGCTAGTGCTGACCTTTTTGCCAGCCTCCCCCTTGTCTTCTTGCATTTTCTCCCGCAGACGCCAGAAGCTATCTATGGCTTGCTTCACCAAAGCTTCGGGTGAAGTAGGAAACAGAGCATTAACAATTTCTATTAATCGCTCACGACTTGGAAATTCCACATAGTGAAACAAACATCGACGCAAGAAGGCATCCGGTAAATCCTTCTCATCATTACTGGTGATTAAAACAATTGGTGCTGCTTTGGCCTCAATTTTTTGTCCTGTTTCTTCGACAAAGAATCGTTTTTGGTCTAATTCCAATAGCAAATCATTAGGAAAATCAATATCAGCTTTATCAATTTCATCAATTAACACTACCCTGCGCTGCTGTTGCTGAAATGCTCGTCCTAATGGCTCCCAGCGTACATAGCTAGTCGGGTCATCAATTCGCAGAATTTGTTCTGGTGTTAGGCGACTGGAGGTTGCAAGTTGGGCATCACGCAACCGTCCCACGGCATCGTAAATATACAAACCATCCCGCGCTCGACTGGTGGATTTAACATACCAAGCTTCTAATTTCAAATCTAGCTCGTAGGCAACTGCACTTGCCAGTAAAGTCTTCCCACATCCTGGTTCTCCCTTCAGTAGTAAGGGGCGTTCTAAGTAAATCGCCAAATTCACCGCTTCTACCAGTTCGGGATTAGGAAAATAGGGATATAAAAGCTGTCCGTTCGCGCCTCTTTCTCCCAACTGTGGCTGAACTTTACCTGTATATTCCAAGAGTTTTCCACCTACGGCTTGAACCATATTTGCTCCCATTCACAATTAGACAAGCGACAAATTTCTTGTAAGGCGGGTTCTGGAATACCATTCCACTTTTTTGGAGTATGTCACGTACTGCTTCATCTACCTCTACCTCTGTTGCCAAGTCGATTAACAGTTCCTCGGCTTCATACTTTATCCAAGTAACTAGCTCATTTTCGGAAAATTCGGTAATCATAGGTAGCTTAATAGGGGTATCCGGTTCCCAATCTGGGTTGAGTTGCTCTGCAAAAGAAATATTCCAACTGCCCACACAGCCCTCATTGTCAACCAAAAACATGAATAGCTGGAATTGATTGGTTTGTCTAGTAGTCTCCCTAGCTTTAGTCACCAATGGAAACCAGAACTTAAGGATCATTTCTTGTAAAAAAGCTTCAGACAGGTGATTCACATTGTCAAAAATCAGCAAGATGGTTTGAGTTCGCGACCATTTATACACTCTTTCTATAATGTCTGAGTTTGAGCTTCCCCAGCCAAGACCGACCCCATAGCTAAGTTCACGCCATAGTGCAGCAACATCACTTCTACGGGCAATGCGGGTAAGGTTAATCACCACTCTCTTAGCGTTAACGTTATTGCTAACATACTTTGACACCAACCGATTCAATAACCAGCCTTGTCCATACCACAGTGAGCCATGAATCAGGAAAGCTGCTACAGAATGAGCTTTAATAAATTGTCGGAATGCTCCCGTCTGAGTTTGATATCCCAATTTCAATAAAGCACGATACACCCTTCCACTAGATAAAGCTTGTTCTAGTGCATCAAGCTGTTGAGTGAGTTCGTTGAGTTGTGTTTCTGTTTGTTCAATTTCCTTTTCGAGCTGGAAGCGAGTGGCAGTGCTTGCCTCGATTGCACAAGCACACCGTAGTTTTTTTTCCTTCTCTATCAGTAAGTTACGCTGCTGTTCTAATGCTTGGCGTCTACGCTCTAAGTACTGTTCATCGGACATTCAATTACTTTTTTAGTGAATAATCTTTACTCAAAAGGAGTAGCCAGAATGTTGATGCAGCAATCTGAGCGATCGCCTTTTGTTTCAATAGCTGAAACATCATGCTGACAATAGATATAACTTATGTAGTTTCTTATAAAAGTAATTTACCACTTCCAGACCTAGTATAAAAATCTGGTTTAGATAGTCCGCTTTTACCTAAGCCAGCAAATTAGATGTTAGCCGATCATTGCTCACTAGGATTTAATACAACGATAATTTCTGCTAGCCTGACTCCCAAACGTTTCCAGTGGGGATTGCTAGAGGAAAAAGTACTATCCCCTAACACTGCTTGGTAGTCATTGGGAAACTTTTCATAAGCATTGGGAGCAGCGTTTACTCGTAAAATGAGTTTGCCTTGATAACGGGATAATTTACTACTATCCAACAAGATAGTACCGCCGTAATCCCACTCCAATCCATAGAGTTTAAAGTTACCTAACTTCTTACGTAACTCGCTCAATGGTGTTCCAATACCGATACCTTCGGGGGTTTTCCAAGCTGAACCCAAGTTACGCACATCTAGAGGTTTGGTACGAGTATTATCACTCCAAACTACTAGCAGAGAGCGTCCCTGATTTAGATTTACCTGAGTAGCTGCAAAACTACCTATTCCTTCAGCACCAGAGATAGTTTTATCAACGAGATGGGATACACCAAACAGTCTGACTAAATCCTGCTTGGTGGTTTTGCGTGTTATCAGGCTAACTCTTTCCCCAGGAACAATTAAGGTATCTTTTAAGGGTTGCGATTTAGCAACAGTAATTGGGTGATTGATTTTCTGGGGTAGTGCAAAGGCTTGGTTTGCTGAATAGTTTAGCAGTAAAGCTAAAGTAGCTGTAGCAATCCCTTTGAGCGATGAATTCATAGGTTTTACTATTGGTTAGTAGAATATGAGTGAGGAGTACTCATAATTTAACTACTACAAATTACCAATTAAAGATTCCCGATTTTATAATAACTTTATTTCATCGCTCTAGTTGCGTTTAAAATTGCCAGCATTGCTACTCCAACATCAGCAAATACAGCTTCCCACATTGTCGCTATCCCTAAAATACCCAATCCAATAAATACACCTTTAATTGCTAACGCAAACCCAATATTTTGCCAAACAATTTGCCTTGTTTTTCTGGCGATTTGGATTGCTTCTGCAACTTTGGATGGTGCATCTGTCACGATTACAATATCAGCAGTTTCGATCGCTGCATCTGAGCCTAATCCACCCATTGCCATACCAACATCTGCTCTAGCAATCACTGGTGCATCATTAATTCCATCCCCAACAAAGGCAACTTTACCATGCTTGTCAGGCGGTGCTGAGTAACTTCTCAATGGCATTAACTTTTTCTTCAGGTAATAACTCTGCTTCGTAGGTATCTATGCCAAGCTGTTGAGCAATGCGGGAAGCGATCGCTTGATTATCTCCTGTCAACATTACTGTTCTCTCTACGCCCATGCGCTTGAGTGCTTGAATAGCAAGTCTTGCATCTTCTTTGAGTTCATCAGCAATCACAATATATCCAGCGTAAATATTATCTACTGCTAGGTGAATAACTGTTCCTTCTAACTGGCAATTATCGTGAGAAATCTTCTCTCTATGCAATAGGCGATCGCTTCCCGCTATTACTACCTTATTTTCAATCTTGGCTCGAATTCCATAGCCTGCTATTTCTTCATAATCTCCAATCTCAAATTCATCAATTTTTCCACCATAAGCCTTGCAGATAGATTGTGCGATGGGATGATTTGAGTGCGATTCTACTTTGGCAGCTAATTGCAACAGTTCTTGTTTATTCCAGCCATTTAATGGGACTATTTCTACTACTTTGAATACCCCTTTTGTTAAGGTTCCAGTTTTATCAAAAACCACTGTATTAACTGCATTTAAAGTATCTAAAAAAGTAGAGCCTTTAACCAAAATACCACGTTTAGCTGCACCTCCTACACCTCCAAAGTAACCTAATGGAATACTGATAACGAGTCCACACGGACAGGAGATAACTAGTAAAATTAGGGCACGATAAACCCATTCGGAAGAAGTTGCACCCGAAATGAATAAAGGAGGTAATATTGCAACTGCTAAAGATGTAAAAACTACGATTGGGGTGTAATATCGGGCAAATTTAGTAATAAACTTTTCTGTAGCTGCTTTTTTGCTTTTGGCATTTTGCACCAAGTCTAAAATCTTAGCAATGGAAGATTCATCAAATAGTTTTGTGACTCTAATGACGAGCGCACCTATTTTATTAATCGTCCCAGCAAAAACTGTTTCTCCAATTATTACCGTTCGTGGTACAGATTCTCCAGTTAATGCAGATGTATCAATTTGCGAATTCCCATCTATAATTTCGCCATCTAAGGGAATCTTTTCTCCAGGCTTGACAATAATAATATCGCCAATATTTACTGTTTCTGGCGATACTTTCTTCAGTTTTCCTTCTACTTGAATATTTGCATAGTCTGGGCGGATTTCCAATAATGATTTGATCGAATTACGAGAACGACTGACGGCAACATCTTGAAACAATTCTCCAATTTTATAAAATAACATGACTCCGACAGCTTCGGGTAATTTATGAATTGCGATCGCCCCTAATGTTGCTACTGTCATTAAAAACGTTTCATCAAATATTCTACCTCTGACTATATTGCGCCCAGCAGTTTTTAAAACACTCCATCCACTTAATAAATAAGCAGGAATGAAAAGCAGATATTCACCTATTGAGTAGAATGTATTGTGTAATTGATTTTCAAAAATTACACCAGGTGCATATAAACTTAAAATTGCTACCAAAAGCAATATCTCATTTTTCAGATTGAATTCTCCACCGTGTTCGTGATTGTGGTCATGGTTATGATTCTCATCATGATTGTGATTATGAACATGGTTATGATTCTCGTGATGGTCATGTTCACAGCTACAACAATCTGAAGATTCCGAATGTACTTTCTGCTTCATTTTTTCTATGTAGGCTAGTAAATTAATTGAGATATGAGCCTTTTTTTAAATGTAATGAAAAAAAGAAGTTTTTACAAGTTGAGATTTTAAGAACGAGAATCTATCTCAAATATATTGCTAAATATATACGCTATTTTTTGGTTAAAATGAAGATTTGTAATCTGGTAAAATTAGCGGTAACAGTTCTCAATTGGATAGAAAAATCTAAGATATAACTTTTGTTCGTAGTGAGCGATTTATCGCTCTGTATAAGAATTTAAAGGGTTAGATCTGCTAATTACGAGGTTTAATCTAAATTAAGCTCTTATACTTACATCAAGCAAATCACAACCGTCTTGGGAATATACAGCAGATTGAAATTTGCTGAATTACATAACGTTCCATCTAAAAGCTAGATATCAAGCCTATTTAATTGTTGAATTATGATGTAGTAAATAATTTCCGATCCAACTGGTGAAGAGATGGAACTTTCTTGGGTAACAAGTGTCTATCTAGCTATTCTCAGGGAAAATTTACTTGAAGTTTGAAAGTTAATCGAATACCCTAATCTAGTAGACAATTTTCTCAAGGAAATCTATGAACAAAAAAATTCTTCTGAATTTGCTTTCCACTTCCTCAATTTTTGTGTCGATGATGTCTACGCTGGTGGCATTTAACCCTGCCCATGCTAGTATGACTCAGCGATTAATGCACACACAAGATGGTCGTACCTGTATCACGAACCCACATGGTGGAAAAGATTTTGTGTGCATTCGAGATTCAGAGAGAAAGCAACCTTATACCTCTACACGTTCCTCAACTATTGCCACATCAGTATCAGATCAGAATGTTGCCATGTTGAACTTTACTGAAGAGGAAAGCGATGCTGCAATTAAGGTCTTTGGTTGCGACTGTCCATTGTGTGTAAATTCTTTGCGTCAGTTGCGCGGTACTGGAAACTTGGTGTACTAAGGTTGAATAGCGCTGATAGCGACTATAACTTTTGTTAGATACACGTGATTAATCACCTATAAAAGATATACGAAACCAAAAAAGCATTTTTAACTACCTACCACTACTATTATTTGGCCAAATGTAAATTGATTATTGCGGCGATTTGTAGGGGCAACCCATGAACATAGGTGTCAAAGTTTTGCCCTCACCCCCAGCCCCTCTCCCATCCGCGAGAGGGGAGGTAGACATTCAATTCCCCTTCTCCCTTGGGAGAAGGGGTTAGGGGATGAGGGCGTAAGGGATTTGCAAAACGCCTGTCCGATATAGTTTTCGGCTTAAGTTGACACCAACGATCTATTAGTTGCCCCTACAGCGTCTTTTGTGTAAGTGCTGAGAGAAAAAGACTATTCAACCACCTCATTTACAGGGAATCTATCAATCAACTGCATCGCCCGATAGGCATTGCGCAAGAAAGAGTCTGGCAAATGGGGAATGTGGGGTATCTGCGACAATAAATCCAGAGTTCTGCGTAAAATTCTCACTACATCGCCTTCATCCAAGGTAGTGTTCTCGCAGAGTTCAGTCCACTCCATTCCCAGTGCCCATTGTTCGACTATGGCAATTAACTCAAATTCCAACCATATCGGCAGGGCTACGTTATACCGCCGTTGTCGTTGGAACATTTGGTGGCGAATTCCCCGCAATTTTTTCAAGGCTTCTGCCACTTCATTACTAAGGTCAAAATTAACTTTGCTATCTGGACGGGGCGTTTCCATCACCAAAGCCGCTGCTGCTGCTGCTAAATGATGCGGATCTAAATTGTCTAATTCACCACTAGCGAATACTAAACCCAGCCACAATTCATTTTCCCCTCGAATGGCGGCAGCGATTCGCCCTAATACTGTGGGGACTAAGTTATCCAAAGCGTCAAAATGTTGCAGAATGGCGATTAAATTGAGAAATTCTTCCCAATGACGTTGTGACTGTTGCTCTACTTGCCCTTGCAACTGTTCGAGTTCGGCTTCTAGTTCTACATAGCGGGCTCGACGCTTGAAAAGCGTTGCGGCATTGCCTGATTGATGTAGGGGATGAGCTTCTAATTGCTCTTGAATAGCGGTAACGTGACTGAGTTGTTCCGCTACTTCTGGTGCTAGATGCAAAGATTCTATCGGATTGGGAATACGCACAGCGATCGCAAAGCTTTCTTCGTTACCACGGCGTGACTGTCCTGGCTTCAAAGGCATCTCTGGCGGTGGCAGTACATTAGGTGGCACCTCAATTCGCGGCAGTTCGGCATACAAATCGACTACATCCCCTGTAGTTGCTACATACCAGCGGTTATCGTGCCCCAAGCATACCAAGTAAGGAGCTTGACCAGAACCCGGCGATTTTCCCACTAAAACTGCGGTTACGGGTGAAGACACTGTGATATTTTTGCCCTTGAGACTCAATAGAGTTCCTGACACTGCAAAGCCCAACATCATCCCCAATTCTTCTTGTCTGTCGTCCTGTGCTTGCTCTTGCAAGGTTTTCAATATCTGGCGTTCCACCTTCAGGCGTTGCCGCAATTTCTCATAAACAGCCAGTTCATTTTCATTAACTGCGGCGATTTGCTCATGAAGTTGAGCTAATTGGGTTTGCAATTCGGCAATCTCATCGTATTCTGGCCGTAAATGCAAGGTCGCCATATACTGCCCAAAACTGCGCTCTATCAGTTCCCTGGTTTGCTCTAGGGTATGGGTTTGCAACAAGTTGAGTACCATGCCGTAACTGGGCGTAAACTGACTTACTAGAGGGTCTGGCTTGGATGTTCCCAAATACGCCGCTTCTTTGGCTCCTTCAAAGGGAGTTTGGACTGTCACCACATGACCTTGTTTATCCATCCCCCGCCGGCCTGCTCGTCCCGCCATTTGCAAGAATTCGGAAGCGTTCAACAGGCGGTGTCCGGTGTCGGTACGCTTGGAAAGGGTAGAAATTACCGTTGTTCGAGCGGGCATATTAATTCCCGCTGCTAGTGTCTCAGTGGCGAATACTACTTTAATCAGCCCTTGCTGAAATAGTTCTTCTACCAGTGCTTTCCAAGCAGGTAAAATCCCCGCGTGGTGAGCAGCAATTCCTCGATACAGGGGTGCAATTTGTCCAGAACGCCCTGCTTCAGGATTGCGGGCTAAAAAGTCATCAATCTGTTGCCGCAAAATCTGAGACTCTTCATTATTTACCAGCCATAAGTCACCCACTTCTGCCACCGCTTTATCACATCCCCGGCGGCTGAAAATAAAGTAAATTGCTGGTAGCATATCCCGTTGTTCTAACTGGCTCAAGGTATAAATTATACCGGGAGCTTCCGGTCTGCCATTTCTCCCCCTATCCCTTTCTCCCCCCTTCCCCTTTTTTTTCTGAAGCCGGGGGTTAATTTTGGTTTTGCTATCATTCAGCAGGGGGAATAAACCTTTAGGATTGCAAAAGTGAAATTCTAAGGGGACTGGGCGAAAATCGGAGTAAATCAGGTCTGTTGGGCCGTGAACGCGATTTAGCCAATCGGTGAGTTGATCGCTGTTGGCAACCGTTGCTGAGAGGGCTGCCAGTTGGACTTCACGGGGACAATAGATGATTGATTCTTCCCAAACTGTACCGCGCTGGCGATCGTTCATGTAGTGGCACTCATCAAGTATCACTGCTTCAACGTCTACCAATGAGATGCCGATTTGCCCGATGGGTGTACCATAGAGCATATTTCGGAAAATTTCTGTGGTCATCACCAAAATCGGTGCATCCCTGTGAATGGAAGCATCTCCAGTTAATAGCCCGACTTGATCAAACCCGAATTTTTCTCGAAAGTCACGTAATTTTTGATTAGACAGCGCCTTCAGGGGAGTAGTATAAAATACACGCTTCCCTCGTGATAGGGCACGATAAATGGCGTATTCCCCGACTAATGTTTTGCCCGAACCTGTGGGGGCACATACGACTACGGAGCGTCCAGCGTTTAGGGACGCGATCGCTTCTTTTTGAAACTGATCCAGATCAAAGGGAAATATAGTCCCTAAGTCAAGTTCTGGAGACGGTGCAGGATAATTCACTCAATCACATTTGCAACCAGATTGTTTACTATACTAACGAGTCTTTTGTCAACTTCGTTAGGTTAAGAGTTAGGAGTGAGGAGTTAAAACTCATAACTCATAACTCATAACTTTATTTTCCCAGTTCTTGCGATCGCTCTGTGGCAGCTTTGACTGCTTCAATTAAAGCGGAACGAAATCCTGCCTGTTCTAGCTTGGCAATCCCGGCAATGGTTGTACCTCCGGGGCTGGTAACACGATCTTTGAGTTCTGCTGGGTGCATTTTGGTTTCCTGCAACAGTTTTGCTGTTCCCAGTACGGTTTGCAAGGCTAGTTGATTGGCAATTACTCTAGGTAAACCTGCGGCTACTCCGCCATCTGCAAGTGCTTCTATTAACAACGCCACGTAAGCGGGGCCGCTACCAGATAGCCCTGTAACTGCATCCATCAGCCCTTCTGAAACTTCTACGACTTCACCCACAGCAGAAAAAACTTGCTGTGCTATTTGGTGATGCAAGGCATTGGTATATGCACCGAAACAAATCGCAGTAACTCCTGCTCCTACTGTTGCCGGGGTGTTGGGCATTGCTCTAATCACTGGCAATTGCACAAACGCTGCTTCTAGCTGACTTAAGAGCACACCCGCCAAAATAGAAATGATGAGAGGTGAATGTTCTCTATTAAGAATATCAATATCTGCTAATTCTTGAGCGATCGCGCTAAATACCTGGGGTTTCACTGCCAAAAATAGAACTTCTTTTGCTTCAGTGAAAACCTGGCTATTATCTGTCGTCACAGTAACACCGTATTGCTGCTTTAAAAAATCTAGGCGTGAAGATAGCGGTTCGCTAACTATGACTTCTGATGATTGATAAATTCCACGCGTGATAAGGCGGGATAAGAGCGCTTCTCCCATTACCCCACCACCAATTAAGCCAAATTTTATAGTCATTAGTCATTAGTCATTAGTCATTGGTCATTAGTCGTTTGTCATTTGTCACCATGAGCAAAACCCAGGACAAATGACAAAGGACAAAGGACTAACTACTAATTTAACTTTATTGTGCCATCCGGTTAGTTTCGTTGCCCCAGCTTTGATTTGGAGTACCTGTTGTCGGACGGGAAGGACGTACTGGTGGTTGTGGTACTTCATGAAGAACGCCACCTTGGGTACTAACTTGGACACAACTTGGTGTAAACAAAAAGATGCTCTCTCCGATGCGCTCTTGATGTCCATCTAGTGCGTAAGTACCACCTGCTACAAAATCTACTGCTCGTTGAGCTTGATCTGGATCCATGATTGTCAGATTTAATACCACTGACTTGCGTTCGCGCAACGCTTGAATTGCCTGGGGCATTTCTTCAAAGGTGCGTGGTTCGAGTACTAAAACTTCCGAAATTCCGTTAATTGCTCCTGGCATACCAATCACATTCCCCATTGGCTTTGAACCTGCTGTCATATCATCTCCCATTGTAGGCACTGGTTCCCGCCAGCGTCGATTTTGAGCGGCTGGATTCTCTTGTGGTGCTGGCTGGGGATTTTCTTGCTGATACAGATTTTGATAATTATTATTATCTGTTTCTGGTTCTTCTTCGTAATACTCGTATTCTACTTGCTCATTTAGACCCACAAAGTCTCTGAGTTTGGAAAAAATGTTGTTCATTGTGTGTGTACTCTCCTGGTGCGAATAGCCTGTATTGACTTGGCTGAGGATTAGTTGAAATAGGAGCGCTCGCTACATCGGTGGATACTTCAGCAACTGTATTGCTAGTTGTAGCCCATACTACGGGTTTTGGCGATGAACTGACACTTATTGGAAAGGTCTGTGCATCGCCTAAACATAATAATGAGTAAAGATTATATCCTACGGTTTATCCGAAGGAAACTTCTTTATACCCCATTTTCCCTTGGCGATTGCTCTTGTCAATACTATATCCTTTGTTTCCGATTGCACCAGTCTGTTACAAAATTCTTGTCATCAAATCCTTAGCTTCGATTAATACTGCCCTACAAGGCTGATGATTAATCGGCTAAGAGCGATCGCCAAACAAGATTGTTCCTAATCGTACCATCGTTGTGCCTGCTTGCACTGCCAGTTCGTAGTCGCCTGACATACCCATAGATAGGTGCTGCATTTTAATATGCGACCAGTTTTGCTCCTGGATTTCTTTGGCTAGCTCACGATTGCGATTAAACACACTGAGAATTTCAGAATCTTTTAATCCTGATGGCGGAATTGTCATCAAACCTTGAATTTGTAAATTTTTGTATTGATTGAGTGTGGGTAAATCAGCCAAAAGTTCTGGCACACTCCAACCAGACTTGTTGGGATCGGGGAGAATTTTCACTTGCAGGCAAACCTGGGGACTCACTCCTAGCTGTTGCGCCAATTGGTCTAAGCGCTGTGCCAGCTTCAAATTATCCACGGAGTGAATCCAAGGGAAATGCTCGATGGCTTTTTTGGCTTTATTGCTTTGCAAATGTCCAATAAAGTGCCAGGTAATATCCGGTAAGTCTTGCAACTCGGCTTGTTTGCTGGCAGCTTCTTGGATACGACTTTCCCCGAAATCACGAATTCCGGCGTTGTATGCAGACCGAATGGCCTGGGCAGAAACTTGCTTGCTAACAGCAATCAATTTGACTGAAGTTGGCAGTGAGGAACGAATGGAAAGAATACGTTCGGAAATCGAACTGTTCATTGGAAGGTGCGCTGGAAAACACTCTGAAGCTGATCGTACTCCTGAGAATGCCCACTGCGCCGCAGGGTACGTAAGCGATTTTCCAACATCATTCTCGCCTCAGTACGTCCTAGAGACTGGAATTTAACACCTTTAACGTCATTTGCCACCAAAAAAAATAAGCGCTGAGCATAAAGTGTGGTGAACAAATCCTGGTTCTCATCAACCATACAGATTTTGTAGAGTAAACCCCAAGTTGGATGGTTTATGTAAGTTTCTGCGTTTTCTGGATTCATTTAAGAGTCAAGGTGTAGTCAAGGTGGAAGTATATATATCTTTTCGCAGTGAATTCCAAACATTCAGACGATAATACCAACATTCGTCAGAATATTTGGTTAAAATGCGAAGCTGCGGTTACGAAGACCTTGATCTAGTTCCTAATGGGCAGATGAAGCTAGTGGTAGTGAAGCGCAATGGTACAACAGATGCCGCGAAGCGTAGATTCAAAGAGTAGAGGCTGTTCAACAAATATCACCATCTGCTTTGGTGACTTCAATTTAGCAATGTGTAGGGACAAGGTACAAAATATTCCCGATCCTCTGGTTGAAAGTTCGACGTGGGAAGGAAAAACACCCTTTGAAATTCCCAACGGCAACAGCGAATTTTTCAACTTCTTTCCATACTGCCACAACTGTCGCNNNATGGCACAAAATTGGGAGNNNGGATTGGGTACNTGGAAAGAAAACTATCATTTATGCAAAAAGTCTATTGATTATCCAGTATTTTCAATGGTGGAATTGGTGTCTGAGCATTGTGCAGAGATTCATAAGGGTACTCGGTCAAAAATCTTAAGATTAATTTGTAGTGTTCGCGCAACGCTGGTTAATACCTAAAATCTACAGGAAATGTTAGGGGATCAATTTTATGGCTGGGTTAGCTATTCAAATTACCCTACCATATTGTTACCTATAGCTCAATACTATTCGGTTAAGGCAAGAGACGCGATGAATCGCCGTCTCTACAATAATCAGTCTTTGGTAGAGACGCCGATTTAATTTTTTACTTCTGACTCCTGTTAGCGCAGCGGGGCGTAGCCCATTCTAGACCCTTCGGCAGGCTCAGGGCATCGCTCCTGAATTCTGCTGTATTACCTCTTACCATTTTCTCGGTGCAAAATTACGCCTGAGTTCCTATAGCTAGCCGTATTCCCCAGAATAAGATTAAAGTTGCGATCGCCAGCCAGTCACGCCCTTTTAATCGTAAATCGTGCCACTGGACTCGATGCTCGTTGGGACTGGTAAAACCCCGTACCATCATGGCATTCGCCATTTGATCGGCTCGTAAGAGGAGATTTTCCAAAAGTCTCTCTGCGACTGTCATCCAAACCTTGAATGCTCCTTTTAATCCCAGCTTTTTCCAATTAATTGCCCTTGTCATCACAGAGCGAAATAAATTTTGCACTTCTTCTAAAACCAAGGGAATAAAGCGCAAGGACAAGGTTAAAGTTAAAGCAATTTCTGTGACAGGCAACTTGAAGCGTCGCAAGGGTTGCATTAAGCTTTCTATGCCAGATGTGATTTCTTCTGGTGCGGTTGTCAGCAGATAGAGGTTGGTGCTGTAAATGACGGTAAATATAAGT
This portion of the Nostoc sp. GT001 genome encodes:
- the proC gene encoding pyrroline-5-carboxylate reductase: MTIKFGLIGGGVMGEALLSRLITRGIYQSSEVIVSEPLSSRLDFLKQQYGVTVTTDNSQVFTEAKEVLFLAVKPQVFSAIAQELADIDILNREHSPLIISILAGVLLSQLEAAFVQLPVIRAMPNTPATVGAGVTAICFGAYTNALHHQIAQQVFSAVGEVVEVSEGLMDAVTGLSGSGPAYVALLIEALADGGVAAGLPRVIANQLALQTVLGTAKLLQETKMHPAELKDRVTSPGGTTIAGIAKLEQAGFRSALIEAVKAATERSQELGK
- a CDS encoding MoxR family ATPase; this translates as MVQAVGGKLLEYTGKVQPQLGERGANGQLLYPYFPNPELVEAVNLAIYLERPLLLKGEPGCGKTLLASAVAYELDLKLEAWYVKSTSRARDGLYIYDAVGRLRDAQLATSSRLTPEQILRIDDPTSYVRWEPLGRAFQQQQRRVVLIDEIDKADIDFPNDLLLELDQKRFFVEETGQKIEAKAAPIVLITSNDEKDLPDAFLRRCLFHYVEFPSRERLIEIVNALFPTSPEALVKQAIDSFWRLREKMQEDKGEAGKKVSTSELIDWFRVLRRYPEDEALAKLDGKIPYAGVLLKRWDDHLRYLRQSRGRE
- a CDS encoding YggS family pyridoxal phosphate-dependent enzyme, which gives rise to MNSSISERILSIRSSLPTSVKLIAVSKQVSAQAIRSAYNAGIRDFGESRIQEAASKQAELQDLPDITWHFIGHLQSNKAKKAIEHFPWIHSVDNLKLAQRLDQLAQQLGVSPQVCLQVKILPDPNKSGWSVPELLADLPTLNQYKNLQIQGLMTIPPSGLKDSEILSVFNRNRELAKEIQEQNWSHIKMQHLSMGMSGDYELAVQAGTTMVRLGTILFGDRS
- the pipX gene encoding transcriptional coactivator PipX is translated as MNPENAETYINHPTWGLLYKICMVDENQDLFTTLYAQRLFFLVANDVKGVKFQSLGRTEARMMLENRLRTLRRSGHSQEYDQLQSVFQRTFQ
- a CDS encoding RNA helicase, whose product is MNYPAPSPELDLGTIFPFDLDQFQKEAIASLNAGRSVVVCAPTGSGKTLVGEYAIYRALSRGKRVFYTTPLKALSNQKLRDFREKFGFDQVGLLTGDASIHRDAPILVMTTEIFRNMLYGTPIGQIGISLVDVEAVILDECHYMNDRQRGTVWEESIIYCPREVQLAALSATVANSDQLTDWLNRVHGPTDLIYSDFRPVPLEFHFCNPKGLFPLLNDSKTKINPRLQKKKGKGGERDRGRNGRPEAPGIIYTLSQLEQRDMLPAIYFIFSRRGCDKAVAEVGDLWLVNNEESQILRQQIDDFLARNPEAGRSGQIAPLYRGIAAHHAGILPAWKALVEELFQQGLIKVVFATETLAAGINMPARTTVISTLSKRTDTGHRLLNASEFLQMAGRAGRRGMDKQGHVVTVQTPFEGAKEAAYLGTSKPDPLVSQFTPSYGMVLNLLQTHTLEQTRELIERSFGQYMATLHLRPEYDEIAELQTQLAQLHEQIAAVNENELAVYEKLRQRLKVERQILKTLQEQAQDDRQEELGMMLGFAVSGTLLSLKGKNITVSSPVTAVLVGKSPGSGQAPYLVCLGHDNRWYVATTGDVVDLYAELPRIEVPPNVLPPPEMPLKPGQSRRGNEESFAIAVRIPNPIESLHLAPEVAEQLSHVTAIQEQLEAHPLHQSGNAATLFKRRARYVELEAELEQLQGQVEQQSQRHWEEFLNLIAILQHFDALDNLVPTVLGRIAAAIRGENELWLGLVFASGELDNLDPHHLAAAAAALVMETPRPDSKVNFDLSNEVAEALKKLRGIRHQMFQRQRRYNVALPIWLEFELIAIVEQWALGMEWTELCENTTLDEGDVVRILRRTLDLLSQIPHIPHLPDSFLRNAYRAMQLIDRFPVNEVVE
- a CDS encoding cell division protein SepF, with product MNNIFSKLRDFVGLNEQVEYEYYEEEPETDNNNYQNLYQQENPQPAPQENPAAQNRRWREPVPTMGDDMTAGSKPMGNVIGMPGAINGISEVLVLEPRTFEEMPQAIQALRERKSVVLNLTIMDPDQAQRAVDFVAGGTYALDGHQERIGESIFLFTPSCVQVSTQGGVLHEVPQPPVRPSRPTTGTPNQSWGNETNRMAQ